A window of Deltaproteobacteria bacterium genomic DNA:
GATGAAATATCCCAGATGACGCCTTCATTCATAAGGAAACCATTCCAAATACTGCGTCCATCACCCGATGTGAGGCCTTTTTTACTTTGATGTTGTAGCTGTAAGTATCTGGTCGCCATGTATTTTTTGGGTTTAACATTTTTTTTGGCGACTCGCTTTTTATTTAGAATATCGTATTCATTTATAATTTGCAGAGAAAAAGTCTCGATGAGCTTTTGATGTAAAGAAACATTCATTTCAGATTTGTGATCAGTGCTGATTAATCCCATTTCTTTTGCTAAGGCAAAATTAAAATAAACGACTTTACCTTTATTTAATTTCAGAACTTCATAATCCACGTATCCATGTTTACCTAATTCGCGATAAGGATGATCGCCATCAATCTTATCAAACGGGGAATACTCAAGCTCAGTGGTGTATGAAATGTTAGATCCAATTCTCATCATAGTTATTCTCGGAAGTAATATAAAAAGTTAAAGAAATCCGAAAGAATCTCGACTTAGGTCAGGATTAAATCCGTTGTTCACTTTCCCTATGCAGACGTCTTTACTTTCTTGATAGACTGATTAAGAATTAAATTTTTTGCGACAGGGAGGTCCAATGAAAATTACACCCATAGATATTGCCCATAAAGATTTCTCAAGGAAACTCATGGGTTTTGACAATCAAGAAGTTGGTGATTTTCTACAACAAATCTCTTCCCAAATGGAATCCCTTATTCATGAAAGAAACCAACTGAAGGAAATCTTACGTGAAAAGGAACTGTCACTTTTGGAATACAAAGAACGCGACAAACTGTTAAAAGATACGATTACAACAGCATCTCAGATGTCTGAGAAAATGCGCCTTGAGGCCGATCGAGAAGCCAAATTTATTCTTGCCGAAGCACAACAAAAAGCTGAATTTATTACTCGCGATGCCAAAGATTCTTTAAAAAAGACCTATCAAGAAATCGTGGATTTAAAGAAAACCCGAATTCAATTTGAGGCGAATCTTAAAGCCCTTGTACAAGCTCATCTTTCAATTTTAGAACAGGGCGAGAAATATGTTCCTTCTGTGAATTATGCTATTGATCATAATAAAAATCAAAATTCTCACCTCTAAAACCTATCTAAAGCTAACAGATGAGTTTTACCATGGATGAAATAAAAAACTGTTATCAGCAAAAAGAAAATAGTTTTTTACTTTCCATCCTGATTCAGCCAAATTGTAAAAAAAATGAGATTCAAGGAATTCATAGTGGTAAAATCAAAATGAGAATTCATTCTCCTCCAATCGAAGGAAGGGCAAATGAAGAACTGATCCTTTATTTGGCTGAAGTTTTTCATCTTAAACGAAATCAAATTGAAATTGTCAAAGGACATTTAACTCGCCATAAACAAGTAAAAATATGTCCAAACGACGCTCAAAAATTCGAGCAGGATCTGCATCATACGCTCTTACAAAAATGAGATTGGTTGAGATGAGTTGCGTTGAATTTCTTATCTTTTCTTTTTTTTCTTTTTATTGGATTTTAATTTAATGCTCATTTCAGCTTCGTCGAGTTGAGATTGCAGATCGGCATCGGATACCACTTCTTTTTGTTTTTGATCGGATCTAACGGGAGCCTTTGGTATTTCAGGCTCTTTTTGAAATAAATGTTGATCAACACCATCTTCAGTTTGAATTTTATATTTTTCCTCTTGAGTTGTTTCATGGTATTCTGGCTGCTTCCTTGAAAAAGCATCAAATAATAGAGTTATTCCAAGTCCAGCATACAGTCCACTCGAGAAATTTTGTCCTACCAAAGAAGTAGCTACAAAAGATTTAAGAACAATACCTCGTGAAAAGCCCAAATCGATATTTAAACTGGCTTTGGTCTCTGATGGATTCACAGAGTAAAAACGATAACTTCCTCCGTTTACTTTCTGTACCAGAGAATACCTGGCTGATTCCAAAGTCCCTTTATCGGGGTCGTCCATCACACTTTGAAAACCACTGACTTCGATGCCAACAAAGGATTGTCCCCATCGAACCCCTCCCCCCACATTCCATGGGAACAAGCTGGATCTTTCATTGCGATAATTAAATCCACATCCCAAATAATAAGAGAACCAAGAGTAACTGTTTTGTGCTTTTAGCATAGCCATGAGCTCCATGACGCCTTCATCGGTCATGACTGTATCTTGATTTTTTTCAATGGGATCTAGGGAGTAACTAAAAGCCAACTCTGGAATAAAATCCATAAAGCCTCGATAAACCATATAATCCGCGGCCAGCGAAAGCTGACTAAATGTTGAGTTTGTCCTCACAAAATCAGAGTTTTTACTTTCTGCATTTGAAACATTTGCGGACGCAGACATCGACCACGATCCTGGAAAAACATATCTTGATGTCACAAAAGAAGTAAACAAAGTGTATTTATTGCTACCGATAAGATTGACTTTATTCCCATCACTATTAAAATTGGCACTTGTATCAAGATAAGTCGTTCCTGCTCCAATTTCAAAAGTTCTTGGCTCATAATTCTTAAGTTTGTTGAAAGAGTTCGCTTTATACGTTACACAAAGAATGAAAATTAAATAAATATAAAATTTCTTCATTAGGAATATTATGACCAACATATACAAAGAGGTAAAGTAAATGTCCTCCGCAAATAAAAAAACTCAACTTGTAGTTATTTTCATTACTGTTTTTATCTATCTTCTAGGTTTTGGTATTATCATTCCCATTTTACCAATCCTTAGTCGAGATTTTGGGGCCACAGCTTTTGAAACTGGGCTTTTAATGTCGATCTATTCTTTAGCTCAATTTCTTTTTGCTCCTTTTTGGGGAAGACTCAGCGATCGAAAGGGCAGAAAGCCGATTTTACTCTTTTGTCTTCTTGGTGAAGGGCTTTCTTATATTATTTTCGCTTTAAGCAGAGATCTCTATTTACTCTTCCTTGCAAGAGCCATGGCTGGTTTTTTTGGCGGTAGTATTTCGACAGCGTCAGCCTATATTTCAGATATCACTCCTCAAAATGAAAGATCTAAAGGGATGGCATTAATTGGAGTCGCCTTCGGATTGGGTTTTGTTTTTGGCCCAACTATTGGTGGTCTATTAACTCAACTTGGAAGTCAACTTTCGAGTGAACCCTTTTTTAATACCTCCTTTGCTTCTTTTTTCGTAGCTGGAATTTGTGGCCTTACTTTTCTATTTGGATATTTTAAATTAGAAGAATCTTTAAAAGAAAAAAATATAAACCATGATAGAAAAAATCGATTCCTTGTCATATTCGAAAAACTAAAAATTCCAATTGTGAATAAATTAATTGTCATTTTTTTCTTACTTTCATTTGCTATGTCTTCAATGGAAGCTACTTTGATTTTATTTATGGGTTCAAAATTCAATTGGGGAGTCAAAGAAGTCAGTTTTGGTTTTGGCTATATCGGACTCATGATGATTTTCGCACAAGGATTTCTTGTTCGAAGGCTTATCCCTAAATATGGAGAAAGGGTTGTACTTACCATTGGATCAATTTGTTTTTTTTCAGGACTAGGTTTGATTGCTGTAGCAGATTCTATTTCATTCATGGCCATTTGTATGACCTTGCTTGCCCTGGGTAATGGACTTTCCAGCCCTTCCGTCCTTGGCAGCATCAGCTTGTTAACTGAAAGCACCGAACAAGGAGGAACTATGGGGGTCACACAAAGTCTTTCATCACTGGGTAGAATTTTGGGCCCAGCCCTTGGAGGTTGGCTATTTTATAAGTCCACCCAAACCAGTCCCTTTATTTTTTCAAGTTTGCTAGGAATGATCTCGTTCATAGTTTTACTCAGCATTTATTCAAAAATTCCAGTCAAGGGAAAACATCATGAGCCTACTTAATAAAATAAGCTTTTATCAGTTAGAAAATTTAATTTTGCAAAAAGTTCCTTTTAAATTTATAGAGTTTTTTCAGAACTCAAGTCCTGAAGAGCTTACCAGAGAGTCCACGCTAGATGCCTTTAAACATTTAAATCCTTACTATCAAAGATTCTTTAAAGAACAATTTCTTGCAGCTGATTTAGATCAGCTTGTAAAGGGCTCAAACAACATTAGCCTTACAATGGAATCTCCTATCATTTTAATTTGTCAAGATGGTTTGTCTTCAAATGAATTTGCTCTGGCTTTGGAAAAAGTAGGTTATAAAAATATTTATCTCATCGAAGGGGGACTGACTCAACTCTTAACAGATGCCAAGATGGCCGCCCATCCAAATTCCTGTTAAGGAACTACTTAAAAGGAACTACCTAAAAGGAACTGTCTAAAAGGAACTGTCTAAAATTAAGTTGGACACTTTCAAATCAGAAATTATTTTTTCTTGAGCCCTGGTTATTTTTTATGCTATCGTTCTTCCATCAAAGGAAATTCCATGGATGAAAATAAGCACTCTGATAAATCTGATAAATCTGAAAAAATAGAAATTTCTGACAGATATCACCCAGCAGAAGTCGAATCCAGAATTTATAGATGGTGGGAACAGTCGGGTTACTTTAAGTCTTCAGACCAATCCCATAAACCTCCATTTTCAATAATATTGCCTCCTCCTAATGTGACAGGATTTCTTCACATGGGTCATGCTTTGGATCACACCATTCAAGATTTATTAGTACGCTGGAAGCGTATGCGTGGTTTTAATGTCATGTGGTTGCCAGGAACTGATCACGCAGGAATCGCAACCCAAACAGTTGTGGAGAAAGAGCTTAGAAAACAAAACACAAATCGACACGCTTTAGGCCGTAAAGTTTTCGTAGAAAAAGTATGGGAGTGGAAACATCAGTACGGAGACAGAATCTACAATCAAATGCGCCGCCTAGGTGATTCCTGTGATTGGGATAGGGCGTGTTTTACTCTGGATGAAGGCGTTTCAAAATCTGTAAGAAAAGTGTTTGTAAGCTTGTACAAGAAAAACTGGATCTACCGGGGTAAAAGATTAGTGAATTGGAGTGGTCCATTAGAAACAGCTATCTCTGACCTGGAAGTTGAGCATAAACAAGTCAAAGGAATTTTATATCACATTAAATATCAACTTAGTGATAAATCAGATTTTTTAGTTGTCGCCACGACCCGTCCAGAAACAATGCTAGGAGACACGGCTCTCTGTGTGCACCCAGATGATGAAAGGTATCAACATCTTATTGGCAAAACGGTATTGATTCCTTTGATTGACAGACCCATTAAAATTATTTCAGATCCCTATGTAGATAAAGCGTTTGGATCTGGGGTTGTAAAAATCACACCTGCCCATGATTTTAATGATTATAAAATTGGTATAGCTCACAAATTAGAATTTATAAATATTCTTACCAAAAGTTGCGAGCTAAATGAAAAAGCCGGCCCTTATCAAGGACTGAAGATTAATGAAGCTAGAAAAAAAATCGTTGAAGACTTAAACCTTAAACATCTGTTAGAAAAAGAAGAGCCCCACTTACATTCCGTGGGTCACTGCTCTCGATCAGGGGCTGTGGTTGAGCCTTTCCTATCTGAACAATGGTTTGTGAAAACTGAAAATTTATCTGTTCCTGCGAAGCGGGTTGTTGAAAGTGGCACCATTAAATTTTCTCCAGAATCATGGACAAAGGTTTATTTACACTGGATGAATATTATTGAAGACTGGTGTATCTCGCGACAACTTTGGTGGGGCCATCGTATTCCTGCTTGGTTTTGCGATAATTGTGACCATATCAGTGTCTCTGAAGTAGATTTGGTTCAGTGTGAAAAATGCCAAAGTTCAAAAATCCACCAAGATGAAGACGTTCTGGATACCTGGTTTAGTTCGGCGTTGTGGCCTTTTTCAACCATGGGTTGGCCACAAGATACCGAGACTTTGAAAACATTTTATCCCACAACTTATTTGGTGACTGGTCATGATATCATTTTTTTCTGGGTGGCTCGGATGATCATGATGGGATTGGAGTTTATCCGTGATGTCCCGTTTCGAACCGTCTACATCCATGGACTGGTGAGGGACTCACAGGGAAGAAAAATGTCTAAGAGCCTAGGTAACTCTATTGATCCCGTAGAGATGATTGATAAACATGGCGCAGATGCTTTAAGATTTACTTTTTTGGCCCATCTTTTCTCTGGCAAAGACTTAAAATTTTCTGAACAGCGTTTAGAAGTCTATCGGAATTTTATGAATAAAATTTGGAATGCCACACGGTACGGTTTATCTCACTTAAGTGATTTTAAAGTTCCAACTGCTGGAGTCAAAGCCTTGCCAGTTAAGGCCGATATTAGCATCTACGATCAATGGATTCTGAGCAAGCTTTACCTCGTTGAAAAAAACATTGACGAGGCTTTAGAGCAAGAGCGATTTTCTGATGCCGCAAATAATCTGTACCAGTTTATTTGGAATGAATTCTGCGATTGGTACATTGAATTTTCTAAGCCTATTCTTAGCGGTCCCGCCTCTCAAGAAAGAACGGCCACTCAATTGATTCTAGCACAGGTTTTAAATCGCATGCTTAGATTGCTTCATCCATTTTGTCCTTTTATCTCTGAAGAATTGTACCAAAAACTTCCTATTAAAAACAATGCCTGCATTATCGATCAGTATCCCCATATCCGATTGGATAAAGAGTTATTGGAATTAAGCTCTGCCACTGCGGCGAAGGAGATTGATCTTATTAAAGAAGTGATCACAGGAATCAGAAATATTCGCGGTGAAAATAGAATTTCTCCCGCTGAAATATTAAAAATTAGAATTTCAGTTTTGGATGAAAGAACGCAAAAAGTAATTGGTGAAAATAAAGGAACCATTCAAAGTATAGCAAGGGTTGAGATCACTGAAATTGGCAGCGATGGAAACTTGTCAAAATGTGCTGTAAACTCAGTAGGAATGGGAGAATTCCAAGCCAAAGTTGTTATTCCCTTAGAAGGCTTGGTTGATTTCGCAGAAGAAATAAAAAGAATTCATAAAACAATTGAAAAGTTGCAAAAGGATATCAGTATTCTGAATGGGAAATTAAACAACGAAAAATT
This region includes:
- a CDS encoding DivIVA domain-containing protein; its protein translation is MKITPIDIAHKDFSRKLMGFDNQEVGDFLQQISSQMESLIHERNQLKEILREKELSLLEYKERDKLLKDTITTASQMSEKMRLEADREAKFILAEAQQKAEFITRDAKDSLKKTYQEIVDLKKTRIQFEANLKALVQAHLSILEQGEKYVPSVNYAIDHNKNQNSHL
- a CDS encoding YggU family protein, whose protein sequence is MDEIKNCYQQKENSFLLSILIQPNCKKNEIQGIHSGKIKMRIHSPPIEGRANEELILYLAEVFHLKRNQIEIVKGHLTRHKQVKICPNDAQKFEQDLHHTLLQK
- a CDS encoding MFS transporter codes for the protein MSSANKKTQLVVIFITVFIYLLGFGIIIPILPILSRDFGATAFETGLLMSIYSLAQFLFAPFWGRLSDRKGRKPILLFCLLGEGLSYIIFALSRDLYLLFLARAMAGFFGGSISTASAYISDITPQNERSKGMALIGVAFGLGFVFGPTIGGLLTQLGSQLSSEPFFNTSFASFFVAGICGLTFLFGYFKLEESLKEKNINHDRKNRFLVIFEKLKIPIVNKLIVIFFLLSFAMSSMEATLILFMGSKFNWGVKEVSFGFGYIGLMMIFAQGFLVRRLIPKYGERVVLTIGSICFFSGLGLIAVADSISFMAICMTLLALGNGLSSPSVLGSISLLTESTEQGGTMGVTQSLSSLGRILGPALGGWLFYKSTQTSPFIFSSLLGMISFIVLLSIYSKIPVKGKHHEPT
- a CDS encoding rhodanese-like domain-containing protein; the encoded protein is MSLLNKISFYQLENLILQKVPFKFIEFFQNSSPEELTRESTLDAFKHLNPYYQRFFKEQFLAADLDQLVKGSNNISLTMESPIILICQDGLSSNEFALALEKVGYKNIYLIEGGLTQLLTDAKMAAHPNSC
- a CDS encoding valine--tRNA ligase, with translation MDENKHSDKSDKSEKIEISDRYHPAEVESRIYRWWEQSGYFKSSDQSHKPPFSIILPPPNVTGFLHMGHALDHTIQDLLVRWKRMRGFNVMWLPGTDHAGIATQTVVEKELRKQNTNRHALGRKVFVEKVWEWKHQYGDRIYNQMRRLGDSCDWDRACFTLDEGVSKSVRKVFVSLYKKNWIYRGKRLVNWSGPLETAISDLEVEHKQVKGILYHIKYQLSDKSDFLVVATTRPETMLGDTALCVHPDDERYQHLIGKTVLIPLIDRPIKIISDPYVDKAFGSGVVKITPAHDFNDYKIGIAHKLEFINILTKSCELNEKAGPYQGLKINEARKKIVEDLNLKHLLEKEEPHLHSVGHCSRSGAVVEPFLSEQWFVKTENLSVPAKRVVESGTIKFSPESWTKVYLHWMNIIEDWCISRQLWWGHRIPAWFCDNCDHISVSEVDLVQCEKCQSSKIHQDEDVLDTWFSSALWPFSTMGWPQDTETLKTFYPTTYLVTGHDIIFFWVARMIMMGLEFIRDVPFRTVYIHGLVRDSQGRKMSKSLGNSIDPVEMIDKHGADALRFTFLAHLFSGKDLKFSEQRLEVYRNFMNKIWNATRYGLSHLSDFKVPTAGVKALPVKADISIYDQWILSKLYLVEKNIDEALEQERFSDAANNLYQFIWNEFCDWYIEFSKPILSGPASQERTATQLILAQVLNRMLRLLHPFCPFISEELYQKLPIKNNACIIDQYPHIRLDKELLELSSATAAKEIDLIKEVITGIRNIRGENRISPAEILKIRISVLDERTQKVIGENKGTIQSIARVEITEIGSDGNLSKCAVNSVGMGEFQAKVVIPLEGLVDFAEEIKRIHKTIEKLQKDISILNGKLNNEKFIKNAEEDVILADKALLAQSMTQIQSLQEVLLRFQN